The nucleotide sequence gatagacaaacggtcaagaaatacttaatcactttgaacgagttcaaatctccagggcctggtaaactgtatcctagagtattgaaggaacttgctgaagaactcttagaacaactgtctattatctttgcaaaatcgtggaggactggtgaatgctggatgactggaggagagctaacattgttcctatcttcaaaaagggcaaaaaggaggaaccggggaactacagaccagtcagcctaacgtcagtccctggaaaaactctggagcagattataaagctgtcagtctgtaagtaccttgaaaacagtgcagtgattactaggagccaacatggacttgtgaagaacaaatcctgccaaactaatcttatctcattttttgatagggtaacctcccttgtagactgtgggaatgctgtggacataatatatctcgacttcagcaaaacttttaacaaagtgccccatgatattctgatcagcaagatagctaaatgtgggctggatggaacaactatcaggtggatccacaggtggctccagaatcgtactcaaagagtgcttatcaatcgttccttctcaaactgggcagaagtaactagtggggtaccacaggtcttggtcctgggcccagtgctcttcaacatttttattaatgacttggatgaggaggtacacagcatgcttatcaaatttgcagatgatacaatatgGTGAGGCACAGATAATACTGAGGAAGACagtcaaaattcaaagggaccttgataggctggagcattgggctaaaaaatgcacagttataagatggtggATACTTGGcacagcaatatgacatgtgagaaggatcttggaattgtcattggtcacaagctgaatatgagccaacagtgcgatgtggctgcaaaaaaggcaaatactatattaggctgcattaacagaagtatagtttccaaattgtgtgaagtactagttctcctctattcagcactggttaggccttatcttgagtactgcatccagttctggtttccacacttcaagaaggatgcagacaaactggaacgggttctgaggagggcaacaaagatgatcacgggactggaaacaaagccctatgtggagagactgaaagaactgggcatgtttagcctggagaagagaagactgaggggagatatgatcaagTACAtgcaaggttgtcacatagaggagggccgggatctcttctcgatcatcccagagtgcaggacacggaataatgggctcaagttgtaggaagccagatttcaactggacatcaggaaaaacctcctaactgttagagccatacgacaatggaaccaatgacctagagaggtagtgggctctccgacactggaggcattcaagaggcagctggacaggcatctgtcgggaatgctttcgtttggattccttcattgagcagggggttggacttgatggccttataggccccttctaactctactattctattcttcttgtaatctctccatttcctcttcttctgtgtttgccgttggagcatagacttagatgatggttatgttggtAGGTTTTCCATTAAATCTCACTGATACCACTCACTCAgactttgcattatagctccaaattgcttttcctacatcacttctcactattagagcaaccctgtttcttcttaatttatcatttcctgcataaaatatgtgGTAGCtgcctgaaaatgtcccattcccatccattttaattcactcaagccaagtatagtaatgttgatatgttctgtttcttgcttgacaatttctaactttccctggttcatgcttctcacattcgatgttcctattgtgtgcgtcatacaactccgaaCTCTCTTTTCATCTGTgcgtatcagcctctgggcttccttttggctttgacccagctgcatccttagtcacagcgttactcgtacttgtcctttgttcttccccagtagctcagtaagtgccttctgacctggggttctcatcttccagcactatcttgtgttgcaggtAACAGGGGGCTAACactttgggagggagggtgggagggagggaggggatgcgagCTATCCTCTGGGCAATGGAAAGGGCCCTGTTCCTGCCAGAtaggatccatcctaggtttgtaaattCTACCTGTGCATAAGTACTGGGTTGTCCACCTTTTAtcacctttccttttcattccatcaggatacatctggagagccaaggctgagggagaaccatttgaaatatcactggaaaaagctgaggagcaggagcagaaactgaggagtcaagatggagaaAAGAGTAAAGGAGAGacaaactcacacaggagacaaaccttatcaatgcttggaatgtggaaagagcttcagtcggagtgacctccttactttgcatcacagaagccacacaggggacaaaccttataaatgcttggagtgtggaaagagcttcaggtggagaaaCTCCTTTACTCAACATCAAATAACTCACAAAGGAGACAAACGTCAtatatgcttggagtgtggaaagagcttcaggtggagtagtcaACTTACTTCGCATAgcaaaactcatacaggggacaaaccttataaatgcttggagtgtggaaagagctttagtcaaagtggccaccttacttcacatagcaaaactcatacaggggacaaaccttataaatgcttcgagtgtggaaagaagtttagtcagagtagcaaccttacttcgcatcacagaactcacacaggggacaaaccttataaatgctttgagtgtggaaagagcttcaggtggagaaaCTCCTTTACTCAACATCAAATAACTCACAAAGGAGACAAACGTCAtatatgcttggagtgtggaaagagcttcaggtggagtagtcaACTTACTTCGCataaaagaactcatacaggggacaaaccttataaatgcttggagtgtggaaagagctttagtcgaagtggccaccttacttcgcatagCAAAACTCAtagaggggacaaaccttataaatgcttggagtgtggaaagagctttagtcaaagtggccaccttacttcgcatagcaaaactcatacaggggacaaaccttataaatgctttgagtgtggaaagagcttcagtcggagtgacacccttacttcgcatcaaagatgtcacacaggggacaaaccttataaatgcttggagtgtggaaagtccttcagtcggagtagcacccttacttcgcatcacagaactcacacaggggacaaaccttatacgtgcttggagtgtggaaagaccttcagtcagagtagcacccttacttcgcatcaaagaactcacacaggagacaaaccatataaatgctttgagtgtggaaacagcttcagtcggagtgacacccttacttcgcatcaaagatgtcacacaggggacaaaccttataaatgcttggagtgtggaaagtccttcagtcggagtagcacccttacttcgcatcaaagatgtcacacaggggacaaaccttatacgtgcttggagtgtggaaagaccttcagtcagagtagcacccttacttcgcatcaaagaactcacacaggagacaaaccatataaatgctttgagtgtggaaacagcttcagtcggagtgacacccttacttcgcatcaaagatgtcacacaggggacaaaccttatgaatgcttggagtgtggaaagtccttcagtcagagtagcaccgtTACTTCGCATCAAAAAACTCACACAGGGagaaaaccttataaatgtttgtagTATTGAAAGACTGTTCGTCAGAATGGCTACCTTCAGGCACATCAAAGGATCTGTACAAGGGAAGAGAtgtataaatgctttgaatgtggaaaaagcCTTAAGCAGAGTTCAACTCTTTCTGTGCATCAAAGGATCCATACAGGGAAGTTGGGTGACCAACAGGATTTTTATAGGAAGTTTCAGACCCCCGACACTCTTCTTTTACCTTAACCACAGGCTGTTCCACTTCCCTTCACGTGATATTTTGGTGGCCTGACAGTTTTTCCTTTGCAGAGACAGAGAGGTTTTTGCTTTTACAGAGATGGGTGAGCACCCAAGATGGCTGCAGAAGCCAAAATAGCCTCTCAGTTTTCCAATTTTCCCCCATCATATTCCCCCTGGCAGTTTCTATCTGCCAAATTCAATATTCAGTTAATGACATTTCATGTATTACTTTATCTACTTCCTCGAGATCCTCCCCCTCTGGCATTGTTACCTCGATTTGCATCATTCAAACATCAGTTTTTGTGATGGACTTAGTAGTTTTTGTCACACAGCATCTAATACAACATAACACCAACATAACACCAACTAATACACAAAAAacattgctgtttaagaacgtacctatagcccacagatatttctatcaaactttgaaaacagggaagagaactattacaatagttattgtatagaaaccaaaagggaagaacaggagacctattccaaaagattagagaactgaaaaacaaatttgaacaagagtagggatgttgaaaaatcaacaggggaacacactgactgaccgagatgaaataaaaagaagatggaagcaatacactgaagaactctataaaagagatgcaaagatgacagattcattcacggaggaaccgtatgatgaagatccagaaattttagaatgtgaggtgaaagctgctcttaaaatacttggaagaaacaaatcaccaggaatagatgtcatatcaatagagctgctacaagctactgagactgaatctgtccaaattttgagaaaaatctgtcaacaaatatagaaaacttaACAATGGtctacagactggaagtgttcaatatacatcccaatttcaaagaaaagggatcccagggaatgcagtaattattgaactattgccttaatatcccatgcaaataaagtaatgctcaagattgtacaacaaaggctcttaccatatgtggagcaagaaatgtcagatgtccaagctggatttagaaaaggaagtggCATTAGACATCATGTCgccaacatacattggataatggaatggaccaaggaatttcaatagaaaatcaccctgtgctttatacatgacagcaaagcctttcactgtgtagatcatgaaaaactaattgtcctgatgcacaacctatactctggacaaaaggctactgtaaggatagaatatggagaaaccgactggttcccagtcggaaagggtgtgagacaggggtgtattttatcaccctatttaatctatatgcagaacatatcctacggaaagcaggattggaccaagaagaaggaggtgtgaaaattggagggagaaagatcaataattgaagatatgcagatgataccatcctactagcagaaaccagtaatgatttgaaaccaatgctaatgaaagttaaagaggaaagcacaaaagcaggactacagctgaatgtcaaaaagactaaagtaatgacaacagaagatttatgtaactttgaagttgacaatgaggacattgaacttgtcaaggattatcaatacctcggcacagtcattaaccaaaatggagacaatagtcaagaaatcagaagaaggataggactggggagggcagctatgagagaactattaAAGGtctcaaatgcaaggatgtataactgaacactaaagtcaggatcattcagaccatggtatttccaatatctatgtatggatgtgaaagttggacagtgaaaaaggcggataagagaaaaatcaactcctttggaatgtggtgttggaggagagctttgctcataccatggactgcaaacaagacaaataatgggtgttagaacaaattaaaccagaaccatcactagaagccaaaatgatgaaattgaggttatcctactttggacacatcaagagaagacctggttcactagaaaagacaataatgctggggaaaacagaagggagtagaaaaagaggaaggccaaacaagagatgggttgaatccttaaaggaagccacagacctaaacctacaagatctgcccagggtggttcatgacagatgcttttggaggtcactgattcatagggtagccataagtcgtaatcgacttgaaggcacataacaggtgctttcacactgtactttattccgtcattctgacgatttcttacctggtcatttgcacattatatttgagctttcacaccacataccaggtagctccagaattctggtggaatgtagtgcaaatgtagcgctaatttctgcaatacatgataccagaaataatccgttagcaaggctgggaacacgGAAGATCGCGGGTATTTTGTGCTAGCTGTAGGCActgatgtgacaggcatcccaacatGCGGTGCATTCCCACCATTTAGTCGCACggtgttttttttcctgacaaAAATGTGCCGGTATTCCAGGATCGGCGCAGAGAGCAGCAGCATCGATACAGCTATTAttgtgtcagatgctaaagggagaagtGTCACATGGCGACAGGATGAGATATTAGACCTCCTAAACCTATGGGCTGAAGAAACAATTCCGCTCCGCTTAAAGAACAGTCacagaaatataaatattttcgaGGACATTTCAAAAGCAATGAAAAGGGGGCATGATAGATCTGCTGTTGACTGCAGATCAAAAACCAAATGTATGAGGCTTGAATTGGACGTCAGCGGGTGAcattgttggtcagtgacgcaggctgtgagactcacagacaaggtttttagcagagagagagaaacctgaagcagaagggttaagctgtgagaacagagttccagacaatcaaggtcagtggctggctggaagtgtgataaggtgggaaactggcaggaactcagagtgggggaagaagtgtcaatggagagagctgtgtctaatgtctttgcctagtaaagactcttacaagaaacatgcctggcctgtcttattcctgttctaaacggctcttggattcaaaccacgtttgacctattcacgcactcaccaacaagggttatgggcccagcttatcaggcgtggtagcgggtttGAGAGCcagtgaagtggcgttgttgcagagagaaacaaagcgcaagtgagaggcaagtaagagtgggcaacatggctgtaaatctgtcttccgggatgccaatggagaggctgaatgctgtaaattactccagctggaagtggagaatgagagcagttctgattaaagaggatttgaatgatgtcgtggaaaaaaaccctccggcagctccttcagcagcatggctgaagaaagacgagaaagcgaaggcttttattactctggggctatcagattcacaactgttgctggtgagtaatgagccgactgctaatcagatgtgggaaaagctaagagccgctcatgtgcaacaaactgcggggagcaggctgtgtttagcacggaaactatatcaaatgcgttttacagatgatgtgactatggaagagcatttggctgaattttgtagattaaatgctgagctccaagatcgaggcgtgcatcataatgacttacagatggtttatctcctgttatcttcatttgatcaaaaatgggacgtgctggtatctagtcttgaaacccaacctgatgggaatctaactttggactttgtggaacagaaacttcaacaagagtggaataggagacaagagaacaagaaaatagaattaaaagaggctgagactgtgtctgtacaaaaccgaaatcaaagaagcagggaagagactaaaacatgttatttttgtggatca is from Rhineura floridana isolate rRhiFlo1 chromosome 3, rRhiFlo1.hap2, whole genome shotgun sequence and encodes:
- the LOC133379047 gene encoding zinc finger protein 436-like, with amino-acid sequence MEKRSFRWRNSFTQHQITHKGDKRHICLECGKSFRWSSQLTSHKRTHTGDKPYKCLECGKSFSRSGHLTSHSKTHRGDKPYKCLECGKSFSQSGHLTSHSKTHTGDKPYKCFECGKSFSRSDTLTSHQRCHTGDKPYKCLECGKSFSRSSTLTSHHRTHTGDKPYTCLECGKTFSQSSTLTSHQRTHTGDKPYKCFECGNSFSRSDTLTSHQRCHTGDKPYKCLECGKSFSRSSTLTSHQRCHTGDKPYTCLECGKTFSQSSTLTSHQRTHTGDKPYKCFECGNSFSRSDTLTSHQRCHTGDKP